The window GTCGTCTTTTGCAAAGACAAACGGGCTGGACTGCTAACCAAGAAGGTCGAGGGCTATGAATTCAGCTATGACGCCTCATACCTGTCCGACCCTCTCGCAGTGCCGATCAGCCTAGCGATGCCGTTGCGCGCGGAGAAATATGAGTCGCAAGCGCTCTTCCCATTTTTCGACGGCCTGCTGCCAGAGGGCTGGCTCCTCGACCTCACGTGCGCCGCAGCCAAGATCGACAAGGACGACAAGTTCCGCCTCTTGTTGCAGACGGGGCAAGACCCGGTCGGAGCCGTCAGCGTCCGCCCGTTGGAGGATGAACGGCATGGCTAGCTGCCTCTGTTGCACGAAGCCCATCGCTGAGGAGGGACGCTACCACCCACGCTGCCTCAAGGAGCTCTTCGGTTCGACGCGTGTTCCGGCCATCCCCTTCGGCTTGGCGGACCTGCCGGCCCAAGTCCTTAAGACCGGGGCGCGCATGTCGATTTCAGGCGTGCAGATCAAGGCCTCGGTCCGGCTCAATCCCGAGAAATTCCAACTTGAAGTCGTCGCGGCCGGCGGGACTTATGTCCTCAAGCCGGAACCTCAGCAGTTCCCAGCGCTTCCGCAGAACGAGAACCTCTGCATGAGCATGGCCGCTGATTTGGGCCTGCCCGTCCCTGCGCATGGCCTTTTCCCGATGGCCGACGGCGGGCTCTGCTACCTCGTCGCCAGGTTCGACCGGGTCGGTGATGAAAGACTGCAAAACGAGACGCTGTTCCAGATCCTCCAGGCGACCGAGAAATACGAGGGCTCGCTTGAGCGGATCGGCAAGGCGATCCGGACACACGCAGCCAACATCGGGCTCGACACGATAGACTTTTTTGAGCGTGTGCTGTTCTGCTTCCTGACCGGCAACGGCGACATGCATCTGAAGAACTGGGCCCTGCTCATCCGCGACAAAAAGGTCGGGCTTGCGCCCTGCTACGACCTGATCTGCTCAAAGGTCTATCTCCCCAGCGAGACTGATTCCGCGCTGACGCTCGGCGGCAAGAACGACAAGCTCAAGCGGTCGGACTTCGAGGCTATGGCCGCCTACCTCCAGATCGATTCAAAGGCGGCGGGCGACATCTTCGAGAAGTTTTGCCGCGCGCAGGAGCAGATGAGGGAGGCGGTCGGCAGGGCCGAGCTGCCTTTCCACCTGAAGCAGAAGTTGGACGACGTCATCAAGGCGCGCTACAAGCGGCTCTACGGGGGACCAGCGGCCATCTCAGTCGACGTTCCTCCGGCTGATGAGTCCCACTCCGCCTAGCCACGGCTCTGCCTCGGCGTCTCTCTCCTGAAGTGCCCCGCCCGATACTGCCCCCGCGTAAGCCTTAAGCCCCGCTCGCGGGTAGGCCCTAATCCATGCCCATGTTGGCCCTTTGGGCTCATCCTGCCTGAGCCGGGTTTGCGGTATCATGGGCTCCTGATGCCTCAGGAGAAATCTATGCGAACCTTGCGCACGGCTCTGGCAGCGACCATCTTCCTCCTTTCCCCGGGTCTCGCCGGCTACGCGGCCGCAGGCCAGGTCATCTCGTCCCAGGTCACCGGCGTCTCAGCCGTGGGCGTGCCGGGCAGCCTCCCGGTCATGACCGGCGGCTCTTTCTCCCATTCCGGCGTCTCCTTGGCTCCCGCCAGCCTCCTGGCCGCTCCCATGGCCGCGCCTGCTCCGACCGTGAAGGACGCCGGGACCGGCCTGGCGCTCCAGACCGTTTTAGCCGCTCCTGTGCTCACCGCCGAGACCCGCGTGCTCCTGCCGCTGGCCGCTTCCGGACAGACCGTCGAACCAGCCAAGACCCAAGCCGTGCCGACCGCCATGGCCGCCCTCAGGCAGGGCGCTCCGGCCGAGACCTCCAAGACCGAAGCCGTGGAGGTCTCCGCTCAGCGCATGGGCGGCCTCATGGACGGCATGACGCCCAAACGCGCCGATGACTCGGCGCCGGTGGCGGCCGGGCAGGCTCTCTTGAGCCAGGCGGCCCCTTTGGCGAAGGCCCAGGCCGCAGCTCCGGACGCCAAGCCTTCTTTGCCCTCTCCCGAGCGCAGCGCCGCCCGGCGCGCGCTGGCCGTCAAGCTTTTGGTCACCGCCGTGGTCGCCGGGCTCGTCCTGCTGATGCCCGTCGCGGCCCTGGCCGCCGGAGTCCCGGGCGTCGGGGCGCTGTCCTTCGCCACGGCCATGGGCTACATGAACCCGACGGCCAGCGTGGTGGCCGCGGTCGTGGGCTCGGTCTACGGCGCTATAGCCGCGAAGGGCAAGGACGGCAAGGGCGCGAGCACCGGGGAAGTGTTCGGCTCGGTGCTGCGCTACGGCATCCTGGCGGGAGCCGGGGTCTACGCCTGCATGGACATCGCGTCCTTGGTCTTCCTGGGCACGCGCGGCATCATCAGCCCCCTGCCCACCGCGCTGGCCACCGCGGCCTTGGGCCAGGGCGCCTTCCAGGGCAAGTTCAAGGAGGCCGAGACCTCCTCGGCGGACCGCATCATGGCCGTGTTCCCGGCCGTGGCCGCGGCCTTGGGCCTGAGCATCGTGGAAAAGGCCCTGCCCGGGGCGAGCCTGCTCTACACCTTGGGCGTCAAGGCCATGATGCTGACCGGCACGGCCAGCGCGCTCTTCGCCGCGGTCTACGACCCGGCCAAGTCTCCGGCCGACGGCCCGGACCGCATGGCGCGCGGCTACGTGCTGCAGGCGCTCATGACCGGCCTGGCTTTGGCCGTAGGCAACCCGTATCTCACCGCGCTGTTCGCGGCCCTGGCGGTCTGGGGCTTCGCTGACGTGGCCTGGGCGTCCAGCCGCACCATCGGGAAGTTCGTGCTGGACCTGTACCACAAGTACTTCCCGCCCGCGCCGAAGAAGAGCTAGGTCTTAGCCTTGCGCTGAGGGCAGGACCAAAGCGGCGCTGCGTCCGCCCCGCTGGACCTCTTCCGTGGAAACCGGCCCCTGCCGCTGGAAGCTCCACACCGCGTAGTACTTCCCGCCGGGGCGCAGCTTGTGCTGGACGTCCTTGAACGTGAACTCGTAGAACGGACCGACCGGCTGGGCGATGTCGATGTCGAAGATGACCGGGTCGGGGCGCAGGCCGCGGTCTTCCTTGACCGCGATGATGAGCCGCGTCGCGCCGCCGGTATACTTGCTCGCCCGCTGGTCCTGGAAGGCCAAGGTCACGCCATCGGCCTCTTCACGGAACATGACCAGCTCCAGACCCGCGGGCGCGGGTGCGGGGGGGAGGCCGTCCATGACCGCGCGCATGTCGATGCCGCGGTCGAAGTCCTGCCCGGACGGCGGCTGGGCCGACGACGGGGCGGCCAGCAGTGCGGCGATGGCGGCTGAGCATACGGCGGCGGCTCTCCCGAGCTTTTTCATCCTCATCTCCTTGCGGCTTGGTCTTGGACAAATAAAAGAGGGCTCCCTAGGATCAGGACGAAATCCTGATCCTACGAAGCCCGTGGGTTCATCCCGTTATGGCGGGATCGCATTTCAGCCCGGGGCCGATCCCCCGGGTCGCACGGTGAGACTGATCCGAAAGAGCTGGGATCAGTGTAGTGCGGAGGGCCCAGGACTGCCAGGGACTTCGGGCCCACGGGGCGATGGGTCCAAGGGCCTAGGGCCACCCCCAAAAAGCAAGCCCGTCCCCCCTCATAGGGGGGGACGGGCTGCTTCGCGTCGCTGCGCGACGCGAAGTCTTAACAGCGGCCGGCGGAGCCGAGGACCTTCTCGTTCTTGTCCATGTACATCTTGACCAGCGCCTCGCGGGCCGGGCCGAGGTACTTGCGCGGGTCGAACTCGCCGGGCTTCTCCGCGAAGAC of the Elusimicrobiota bacterium genome contains:
- a CDS encoding HipA N-terminal domain-containing protein encodes the protein MDQTQRAVVFCKDKRAGLLTKKVEGYEFSYDASYLSDPLAVPISLAMPLRAEKYESQALFPFFDGLLPEGWLLDLTCAAAKIDKDDKFRLLLQTGQDPVGAVSVRPLEDERHG
- a CDS encoding HipA domain-containing protein, whose product is MASCLCCTKPIAEEGRYHPRCLKELFGSTRVPAIPFGLADLPAQVLKTGARMSISGVQIKASVRLNPEKFQLEVVAAGGTYVLKPEPQQFPALPQNENLCMSMAADLGLPVPAHGLFPMADGGLCYLVARFDRVGDERLQNETLFQILQATEKYEGSLERIGKAIRTHAANIGLDTIDFFERVLFCFLTGNGDMHLKNWALLIRDKKVGLAPCYDLICSKVYLPSETDSALTLGGKNDKLKRSDFEAMAAYLQIDSKAAGDIFEKFCRAQEQMREAVGRAELPFHLKQKLDDVIKARYKRLYGGPAAISVDVPPADESHSA